TCATCCCAGGAAATTTTGGCAAAGTTAGCAGCAGCAGATATTAATTTAGATACGGGAAGCGAAGACAAAACCCAGAGTATACTCAAATGTGTGGAATATTCCCATAGTAATTTATCACCGGAGGCTCAGAAGTTATTATTGTGTTTGGCTCCTTTTAGCGGGTTTATTGATAGAGGCGATATTCCTAATTATGCCAAGGAATTAAAGAAGTTAGAGCCGTTTCAAGCTTATGATTTTGATGGATTTGATGAGGCAATTCAAGAAGCGATCAATTGGGGTTTGCTTTCTGATATCTCCTCTAACTCCTCTGCGAGGAGAGGAGAAGAAAAATTACTACAAATTCAACCAGTTTTTCCTTTCTTTCTGAAAGCAAAATTAGCAGAAATCGATGCAGCTACCCGCGAAGCCTTGCAGGAGGGTTTTAAAAACCACTATATCGGTTTAGCTCGTTCCTACAATCACTTGATGGAATCGAAAGAACCGGAAGAAAGGCGGTTCGGAATTTTATTCTGTCGGCTAGAATATGAAAATTTATATAAAGCTTTAGAAATTTGTTTAGAGAAACAAGAACCTATTGATATTTTCGTTTGCTTGGATAAGTATTTAGAGTTAATTAATGATATTCCAAGTAGTTTGAAACTGTCGGGATTTGTCTGTAAGGCACAAGCTGCTTATCCACCAGAAATTAGAACAGGTAGGACGGGTTGGGAAATTCTGATGGCACTTGATCGCCTTGCTATGGGTTATTTGAAAACACAAAATTATCCCCAAGCAAAAGAATCTTATTTGCGGGTTATAGAATTATCTCAACAACTCCAAGGTGTAGAACTAACACAAGTCAAGTCTTCCTTAGCTAGCACCTACCACCAGTTAGGATATATTGCCCAACAATTGCGAGAATACGACCAGGCCAGGGATTATTATCAACAAGCCCTGGAAATCAAAATCGAATTTGGCAATCGCTACTCTTGTGCTAGCACTTACCACCAGTTGGGAATGGTTGCCCAACAGTTGCGCGAATACGACCAAGCCAGGGATTATTATCAACAAGCCCTGGAAATCAACATCGAATTTGGCGATCGCTACTCTTGTGCTAGGACTTACCACCAGTTGGGAAGTGTTGCCCAACAGTTGCGCGAATACGACCAAGCCAGGGATTATTATCAACAAGCCCTGGAAATCAAAATCGAATTTGGCGATCACTACTCTTGTGCTAGCACTTACCACCAGTTGGGAAGGGTTGCCGAAGAATTGCGAGAATACGACCAGGCAAGGGATTATTATCAACAAGCCCTGGAAATCAAAATCGAATTTGGCGATCGCTATGAGTGTGCTGGCACTTACGGACAATTGGGAATCGTTGCCCAAGAATTGCGGGAATACGACCAGGCAAGGGATTATTATCAACAAGCCCTGGAAATATTTATCGAATTTAGCGATCGCTATTCTTGTGCTGGCACTTACCACCAGTTGGGAAGGGTTGCCGAAGACTTGCGCGAATACGACCAGGCAAGGGATTATTATCAACAAGCTCTGGAAATCAAAATCGAATTTGGCGATCTCTATGGGTGTGCTAGGACTTACCACCAGTTGGGAAGGGTTGCCGAAGACTTGCGCCAATACGACCAGGCAAGGGATTATCATCAACAAGCTCTGGAAATATTTATCGAATTTAGCGATCGCTATTCTTGTGCTAGGACTTACCACCAGTTGGGAAGGGTTGCCGAAGATTTGCAAGAATACGACCAGGCAAGGGATTATTATCAACAAGCCCTGGAAATCAAAATCGAATTTGGCGATCGCTATTCTTGTGCTAGCACTTACTATCAGCTTGGGAAAGTAGCAGAAGCATTAGGAGAGTTAGAGGAAGCAAAAGCCAATTACTTACAAGATTTGATAATTACAACTGAGTTTAATGACGAGCATGATTTGGGTATTTCGCTGCGTAATGTTGCCCGTTTTTATCAAACTACCCAGGATGAAGATTTATTGAATGAGGTAGCGAAGATATTCGGGACAACGGTGGAGGAATTGAAGAAGGCAATAATCAAGAGTGGGGAGTAATTGAGCGCATTTGGGTTTGTGGAGATGCGATCGCCCGTGCTTGATTGTAAAGTGCGATCGCGCTGCTTAACGAAGTTATTCTCCTGGTGGTAAAGTTCCCTTATCACCTTCATCGGTATATTGACAATAGACATTCAAACCGATTTTGAAGATGTAGAGAACAATAATAGTAGCAATAGA
Above is a genomic segment from Nostoc sp. MS1 containing:
- a CDS encoding tetratricopeptide repeat protein, whose translation is MAVITIREKQLTEKGFAASLIFEGGEYPINITDPFTPQEERQLEWYFEKWLTYPMLNGKKAEAAKMSVASYGESLFNQVFKADIDAYSHYRQLRGNLKQVKIEIVGNSPEFHALHWEAMRDQDLPRPLAVDCVMIRKRLDKAASVAANMAESPIINLLVVIARPDEEHDVGYRTIARPLIEVIENSHLPVNIDLLRPGTYESLERHLEAKGAGYYHIIHFDCHGALMAYADIQKGVKRNRYTYQARWGREDIQPYAGVKAFLFLDGESKGKADPIEAGELANLLTGKGIPVCILNACQSGKQVRGNGEADYDYAQSTESRDTTTLKEVDYDYAQSTESRETSLASRLMTAGMQMVVAMGYSVTVSAARLMMEQVYQNLFGGKEITEAIRLGRRELFNNKTRKAYFNISIDLEDWLLPVVYSNQQVNLNLRRFTAEEAEKYYESLGNLYQYTPPEYGFIGRDLEILKIEKALFRHNILLLQGMGGTGKTTLLNYLRSWWQTTNFAPDIFYFGYDEKAWTLTQILFDIGKRVYKKFEFANFQAMSLTAQKQQLLVKLRSESYVLILDNLESVTGQALAIQNTLPPDEQQQLRDFLTRLVEGETRVILGSRSDEIWLKDAFKQNVYQLRGLDAEARTELSNKILERNVGDEKKIVKIRGDEYFQKLMKVLAGYPLAMEVVLANLKNLSSQEILAKLAAADINLDTGSEDKTQSILKCVEYSHSNLSPEAQKLLLCLAPFSGFIDRGDIPNYAKELKKLEPFQAYDFDGFDEAIQEAINWGLLSDISSNSSARRGEEKLLQIQPVFPFFLKAKLAEIDAATREALQEGFKNHYIGLARSYNHLMESKEPEERRFGILFCRLEYENLYKALEICLEKQEPIDIFVCLDKYLELINDIPSSLKLSGFVCKAQAAYPPEIRTGRTGWEILMALDRLAMGYLKTQNYPQAKESYLRVIELSQQLQGVELTQVKSSLASTYHQLGYIAQQLREYDQARDYYQQALEIKIEFGNRYSCASTYHQLGMVAQQLREYDQARDYYQQALEINIEFGDRYSCARTYHQLGSVAQQLREYDQARDYYQQALEIKIEFGDHYSCASTYHQLGRVAEELREYDQARDYYQQALEIKIEFGDRYECAGTYGQLGIVAQELREYDQARDYYQQALEIFIEFSDRYSCAGTYHQLGRVAEDLREYDQARDYYQQALEIKIEFGDLYGCARTYHQLGRVAEDLRQYDQARDYHQQALEIFIEFSDRYSCARTYHQLGRVAEDLQEYDQARDYYQQALEIKIEFGDRYSCASTYYQLGKVAEALGELEEAKANYLQDLIITTEFNDEHDLGISLRNVARFYQTTQDEDLLNEVAKIFGTTVEELKKAIIKSGE